A genome region from Mycolicibacterium litorale includes the following:
- a CDS encoding YfgM family protein — protein MADDAPAPDGEPIATVVEDRADGAVDEPVDAGDDTLDGRTPVRKALIAGVVLVAALAGFTGWFGYQAYQSSQEQKQRDLFLQVGRQAAQNLTTIDWERADADVQRVLDVATGTFYDDFQKRAEPFLQVVKEAKSKSVGTLGEAGLESVTGDTAEVLVAVTVQSSNAGAPEQAPRAWRMRLTVQRVDDGAKVSQVEFVQ, from the coding sequence ATGGCAGACGATGCCCCCGCCCCCGACGGCGAACCGATCGCCACGGTCGTCGAGGACAGAGCGGACGGCGCTGTCGACGAACCCGTCGACGCCGGTGACGACACCCTCGACGGCCGCACGCCGGTGCGCAAGGCGCTCATCGCCGGGGTGGTGCTCGTCGCCGCCCTGGCGGGGTTCACCGGCTGGTTCGGCTATCAGGCCTATCAGTCCAGCCAGGAGCAGAAGCAGCGCGACCTGTTCCTCCAGGTCGGCCGGCAGGCCGCGCAGAACCTGACGACCATCGACTGGGAGCGCGCGGACGCCGACGTCCAGCGGGTGCTCGACGTGGCAACGGGCACCTTCTACGACGACTTCCAGAAGCGCGCCGAACCGTTCCTGCAGGTGGTCAAGGAGGCGAAGTCCAAGTCGGTCGGCACTCTCGGCGAAGCCGGCCTGGAATCGGTGACCGGGGACACCGCGGAGGTGCTGGTGGCGGTGACGGTCCAGTCGTCGAACGCGGGCGCTCCCGAACAGGCGCCGCGGGCCTGGCGGATGCGGCTCACCGTGCAGCGGGTCGACGACGGAGCGAAGGTGTCGCAGGTGGAGTTCGTGCAGTGA
- a CDS encoding VOC family protein gives MPSITPSLWFNDDLEEAVAFYTSVFPNSAVESLSRFTEACPGPTGEVVSGTFVLDGTRFIGINGGPQFPFTEAVSFTVHCKDQDEVDYYWDRLLDGGEESQCGWLKDRFGLSWQIVPDRLSELLDDPDPARAAAASRAMLGMRKIVIAELEEAVAFA, from the coding sequence ATGCCGTCCATCACCCCCTCGCTCTGGTTCAACGACGACCTGGAGGAGGCCGTCGCCTTCTACACATCGGTGTTCCCGAACTCCGCGGTCGAGAGCCTGAGCCGTTTCACCGAGGCGTGTCCCGGCCCGACCGGCGAGGTGGTGTCCGGGACGTTCGTGCTCGACGGCACCCGGTTCATCGGCATCAACGGCGGGCCGCAGTTCCCGTTCACCGAGGCCGTGTCGTTCACCGTGCACTGCAAAGACCAGGACGAAGTCGACTACTACTGGGACCGTCTGCTCGACGGTGGCGAGGAGTCGCAGTGCGGTTGGCTCAAGGACCGCTTCGGCCTGAGCTGGCAGATCGTGCCCGACCGTCTGTCGGAACTGCTCGACGACCCCGACCCGGCGCGGGCCGCCGCCGCGTCGAGGGCGATGCTCGGCATGCGCAAGATCGTCATCGCCGAACTCGAGGAGGCGGTCGCCTTCGCATGA
- a CDS encoding alpha/beta fold hydrolase: MCTAKTVTFRGAEGLTLVGDEWNRGAESAAGRPTVLMLHGGGQNRFSWKNTGQILADAGLHVVALDSRGHGDSDRSPEANYSVETLCADTCEVLDQIGRPVALIGASMGGLTGILVAREAGPERVSQLVLVDVVPRYEKDGSARIRDFMFNHVHGFDSLDEAAEAVAAYLPHRTKPKSPEGLKKNLRHRDGRWYWHWDPAFLTKPGDDPFIRVEKLEQAAVELTIPILLIRGKLSDVVSSVGVQEFLRMVPGAEFVELSDAGHTAAGDDNDAFTEAVVGFVSR; this comes from the coding sequence GTGTGTACCGCCAAGACCGTGACGTTCCGGGGCGCCGAGGGGCTCACCCTGGTAGGCGACGAATGGAACCGCGGCGCGGAGTCGGCCGCAGGCCGGCCCACGGTGCTGATGCTTCACGGCGGCGGCCAGAACCGGTTCTCCTGGAAGAACACCGGGCAGATCCTGGCTGACGCGGGTCTGCACGTGGTGGCCCTCGACAGCCGCGGCCACGGGGACAGCGACCGGTCACCGGAGGCCAACTACTCGGTCGAGACGCTGTGCGCCGACACGTGCGAGGTGCTCGACCAGATCGGACGGCCCGTCGCGCTCATCGGCGCCAGCATGGGCGGGTTGACCGGCATCCTCGTCGCCCGCGAGGCGGGTCCGGAGCGGGTCAGCCAGCTGGTGCTCGTCGACGTCGTGCCGCGCTACGAGAAGGACGGCAGCGCGCGCATCCGTGACTTCATGTTCAACCACGTGCACGGGTTCGACTCGCTCGACGAGGCCGCCGAGGCGGTGGCCGCCTACCTGCCGCACCGGACGAAACCGAAGAGTCCTGAAGGCTTGAAGAAGAACCTGCGCCACCGCGACGGCCGGTGGTACTGGCACTGGGATCCGGCGTTTCTGACCAAACCCGGCGACGACCCGTTCATCCGCGTCGAGAAGCTCGAACAGGCCGCTGTGGAATTGACGATCCCGATCCTGCTCATCCGTGGCAAGCTCTCCGACGTGGTCAGCTCTGTTGGGGTGCAAGAATTCCTGCGCATGGTCCCCGGTGCCGAGTTCGTCGAGCTGTCCGATGCCGGGCACACCGCAGCCGGTGACGACAACGACGCGTTCACCGAAGCCGTCGTCGGTTTCGTCAGCCGGTGA